The genomic segment GGGGTCAAGGGAGAAAGGGAAATGGAAGAAGTGGGAATTGGGATCACTGTTGGTAACTGCCCAGCTAATACCCTTTCCATGGACCCCATTCTCAAAcatggggctagaacccaggagtcctgactcccagcctcccctgctctaacccactagaccccactcccatcccaaagctggggatagaactgaggagtcccggctccccgccccccactacTCGAAACCCACTAGACCCCAATATCCTCCCAGAGGTGGGGATGaaacacaggagtcctggctcccagtcccccttccccacatcataacccactagacctcactcctcTTCCAGACCTAGACTCAGTGCTGACCCACATCTGGAGCTCAGCAGTGAGCTGGAGCATAGACAGATAAGACACGGGGTTTGGGTTGTATTTTCTAAAGGGGATCCAGGCTGATATAGGGAGCTCTGACCTGCTGTCTGGATTTAGGTGGCTGGgtctggatgggagccagcaccccttagaggggaaaggctccagatcCATTCCCTATAACTCCCTCTTGGGGGGGTTTCCCTTACAGCTGCTGCAATGCTGGGACTTCTTCCCGCggtcccctgcctcctcctcctgtccctgccAGGCCCCAGCTCTGGTTTGGAGGATGATGGCACCATGGTGCTCACCACCAGTGGCCCCATCCAGGGCAAGCGCCTCCCGGCTGGCTCCAACAAAGTGACGGCCTTTCTGGGCATCCCCTATGCTGAGCCCCCCGTGGGGGCCTTGCGCTTCCAGAAACCACTTCCCCACCATCTCTGGAGCCAAGTCCTGGAGGCCTCCAGCTTCGGCAACGCCTGCCCCCAGCCTCGACTTACTGGTTACCCTGAGACCGAAACATGGAGACCCAAAACTCCACAGTCCGAGGACTGCCTCTTCCTCAACGTCTGGGTGCCCCATCCCCGGCCCCTCACATTGGCCCCCATCCTCGTCTGGATCCATGGTGGGGGGTTCTtctcaggtgcagcctcactcgATGTCTATGATGGGCGCTTCTTAGCTGCCACCGAGAACCTGATCGTGGCTTCCATGAACTAccggctgggggcgctgggcttcctgtccctgcccccggCCGCCCCGGGGAACGTCGGCCTATGGGACCAGCGACTGGCGATGAGCTGGCTGCGGGACAATGCAGCCGCCTTCGGAGGGGATCCGGCCCATTTCCTGCTCTTCGGCCAGGGCACTGGGGCTGCGTCAGTCGGCTTCCACCTCCTCTCTCCAGGGAGCCGGCCCCTCTTCACCCGCGCCATGCTGCTGAGTGGAGCCCCGAATGCACCATGGGCTTGGATTTCGCTTGAGGAGGCCAAGAAGAGAGGCCGGAGGCTGGGCCAGCTGCTGGGCTGCACCGATAGCGATGACATGGCCCTGGTGGGCTGCCTGCAGGAGAAGGAACCCGGGGAGTTCCCCAAACACGAGTTCTCCGTCTTGCGCCGcaaggagctgctggggctgcccTTTGTGCCGACACCAGATGGGGATTTCCTCCCTGATACACCACCAAGACTCCTGCAGGCTAAGAAGAGCCACCACATACCAATCGGGGCTGGTTTCACTGCCAATGAAGGCTCCTATATGTTAATATTTGGTGCTCCCAGACTCAACCTGGAGAACGCCAGCTCCATCggctgggaggagctgctgcaggtggtgAGGCTGGTGGTTCCAGGAGCCCCAGAAGAGGCTGTCCGGGCTGTGGCACTGCGGTAcagccaggaggggaaggggcagggcgagGCACGCTACCGATGGGCCATGGATCAAATTACTGGTGACTACCTATTTGTGTGCCCGGTAGCCGAGATGGCTAGTCGGCTAGCAGAGGCTCGCAGTCCTGTGTACACCTACTACTTCACCCACCGCACCAGCAGCTTGTCTACACCTGAATGGACGGGGGTGCCACACGGCTCTGGGTTTCCCTACGTGTTCGGGACCCTGGCATCTGTAGGAGGAGCCAACCACACGCACACGGAGGCTGAGGTGGCGCTGAGCCACATGGGAATGCGGCACTTTGCAGAGTTTGCCAGCAGTGGGTAAGGGAATCCCCCACAATCCATCTGTAACTCTTTGGCCAGGTATCCCCAACATCCAGGAAGACCCGCTCAATGCCATGTCAAAGAAGGGGTCCCTTAGAACAACAGTAAATCTATTTGGTTGAAGCCCCTGACCTAGAGCTGAACTTAACTTCAGTGAAATAAAAGCTAAGTCCCCTGGTTCCAGGTTAGGGTTAATTCCCTTCTTCCCTCATCCGAATGTCGGCAATCCTACGAATCCTCATTCAAAGACACAAGGTTTTTTACCTAGTAGCCAGTGCTTTCAAAACTCTGCCTgtcctttcccagccctgccacacaaaCTCAGGGGATGTCTATGCTATGGAGACTGCACAGGCATAAATACAGCCTGCAGCAGCAAAAAGGGTTGCTCCAGAACTGGAGGAATATCGCTTGCCCAAAAATCAGGAGCTACCTTAACAAAAGCATCTTTCCTTCAACATAACTGCAGCTGCCCTAGGGCTATGTCAGCACAGCTGTGGCAGtcggggggtggttttttcacatctctgactgAGATAAATGTGGCCATTTAAGATTTAAGGGTATACCTGGGCTTAGATACAAAGACTTGTGCCCTTGCACCGGAAATAAGCCAGCAAGGCTCCAATACAAATCTCTTCAGCCTTCCGCCTATTGGTTCGCACCACCCAGCTTGGGCCCAGTAATTCCCAGActagggaagtgaaggcagctgtgaaaatttaaaaaaaaaaaaaaaaatccaacacatGGAAGACagggaaagttgatagtaatgaatataaatcagactTTAGGAACCGAAGAGAACTGATACCagaatgctcccttctggccttggagtctatgaatctagGGAAGGCCACTTGCTAACCCCGCCCCCATGCATTCTCACACTTGccaccttcttcccctccccgcagTCCCGCAGCCAACGTGACACAGACCGTGAGTGTCAAACATGGGGAAATCCCCGGCGGGCACTGCACGGAGCACCTGGGACGTCTATGCAAATTACACCTGCGGGCTGGCGGGAGCCTCATCCCACTTCTCCATGTACCCACAGGGGGAGCCGGGAAGCTGCGTATGCATTTAGCCCATCAGCAGACAGAAAAGGCCGACTCTGGTCCCGCTCTTCGCCTCCAGAGGGAGCCAAAGAGCTGCTCTTCCCACAGGCTGCCGCTGCCATCTTTGTTACAGGCAACGTCCCTGCTACTTCCCAGGCTTCAGACAGAGGGAGGCCATCTTAACTCAGGGCAGCCTCTGGCTCCTGGCTACTTAAGAATAATGGCAGGTGGTGGCCATCTTTCCTAGGGACAGCCTAGATGGCACATGCAAGGACTGTATGAAAATGGCAGCCAACTCAGGGCAATCATATTGTAACTTCAGTCTCATCCAGCACAGtgggagatggtggccatttttGATTAGGGCAGTTCAGTTTGGAAGGACGAGTCGGAGAGGCAATCTAAAGAAAGGACATATGGTGATTTTGGACCATCTTCCAGTGCAGATCCTCCTATCTGTGCCCCCTTGTTCCCTAACACCCCTGTGACTTTCCCTGTCCCCTCATGTTACTCCACtccccacactgcctcttccTACATCTGTGAGCACAAAGGATGCCCATCTTCCCTGGGGGAAGCCTGGCTTCAGTCCCTTTGGAAACAATTCGGAACAGTGGCCATCTTTCCTAGGGGCAATCTCACTTTGCAAAGGGCTGTAGGCCAATGGCAGCCATCGTGACTCATAGCAGACTGTGGCTTCAATGTCATCAAGATCAATGGGAGACAGTGGCCATCTTTAGCCTGTAGCCTCACTCCATATGagacaaacaagaggaagtgaCCATCTTAACTAAGGGCAGCCTGTGGCTTCATGCTCATTGGGAAAAAGAGCGGATGGGAGCTATTTAGGAAAGGGGTCAAATTTTTCAAGTTGGCTGCTAATCACCCCTGCACCTGGGATGTCAAACTCCAGTTGGAGTTTGTTCCCCTCTCTGCCAAGTCCAGGTACTAACCTCTGTGTGGCATGTTGAATTTTCCCCCAGGACTCCTTTGGGGTTGGGGGACAGAGGGAAGCAGTGGCCCCGCTACGACCCCACAAAGCAGAACTTTGAGCACATCAGCACGGAGCCACCCAGGGTCGAGAAGATATCGCCCGCCCGGCACTGCAGTTTCTTGGAATCACTGCTTGCAGGTGAGCATCAGTGGAGTCAGAGGATGGCAGCCCTAGAGGAGAAAGGCCTTATGTTCCCACCCCCCGAGTCAGTCTCTCCCCACACCTTCGACCTGGATTGGAGCTGGCACCCCCTAAAGGGGAGATACCCATTTCCATGGGATCTTCTGGTCTCCTAGAGTTGCCCCCTTCTCCTGCCTGGGGTAGATCTCAATTATCCTAGGGACACCAGAACCCATCTGCTATAGGGAGCCTCAGGTTCTACCCCATCTTCACTTGCTCAGCcactctgggaaggaggatggcACCCGTGTTTCCTGTACCAGCCCAATCTCCTGTACCCCCACTTCCAGTGGAGGAGGCTTGAACTCAGAAGGGGATCCCCATCACGGtgaatggggatggagggagggatccAAGGATAGTGGGGGCAAGGGGCAGGTGGCCCAAAATGGGAAAAGGGGCAATGACAGAAAGAAAcacagctggctctggggagagGCGTGACTGCTGTGTAACTGTGTAgcacaggaagtgaaggagaatccCATATCCACTGGGAATCTTTTGTGCCAGGGGAGCTCTTAGGGGTGGCAAAACAGAGCCTTGCACATTGGACACCGGAGTTCACAGATGCTGGGAAACATGGAAAATCGAGCAGCACAGCATCCCCTACTGCTAAAATGTAGCACTGGGAGGAGCACTGACTGTGGAAGGACAGCCAACTCCTGAACTCCCCACGTCGCTCTTTGCAGCATAGCGTCCCTTAGTGCACGGGGGATAGCACTGACTGTAGGGGGCGAGCGTCCCATACTGAGCCCATCCAGCACCTGGTTTCCCCTGCAGGTCTCCCCTCCCGTTTACAAGTAGACCAAATGCTACATAGTCTGAGCTCATCCCCACTGCTGTTAACCTCACTCgctgtgtgtcctgcaggagCAGACCCAGGACGtgcccagcccagggagcagtGAATGAAGACTTGAGCAATTACAATCCCCTCACAGAGGGAACGTTCCCTGCAGACAAGAGCATCCAGTTCCTGTTAGCACCTACCAATTCACTGATGAGGATCCTGCTAATAAACCTCCTTGGGCCATGGATTGGCCCTCCCTCTGcaatccctccacccccagtgcaTTAAAGCATATTCAGTCTGGAGACATGTTATCTGTCTGATGATTAGCTGCTCCTGAGCAGGGGGGATAGTATGTGTGTTGGGGGTTGGGTTGGGAGTTAAGTGTTGTGATAATGGGGGACACCGATTACATTGGTGGTGGGGCTAAATGATCCTCTGGGGTTTGAACAGGCAAATGATGAAACCCAGAGATCACACTGTGCATCCAGAGCCAGATATGGAACCCAAAAGTCCGGATGCCCAGCCTCCCCTGGTCTAGCCAACTA from the Chelonia mydas isolate rCheMyd1 chromosome 14, rCheMyd1.pri.v2, whole genome shotgun sequence genome contains:
- the LOC102940111 gene encoding acetylcholinesterase-like produces the protein MLGLLPAVPCLLLLSLPGPSSGLEDDGTMVLTTSGPIQGKRLPAGSNKVTAFLGIPYAEPPVGALRFQKPLPHHLWSQVLEASSFGNACPQPRLTGYPETETWRPKTPQSEDCLFLNVWVPHPRPLTLAPILVWIHGGGFFSGAASLDVYDGRFLAATENLIVASMNYRLGALGFLSLPPAAPGNVGLWDQRLAMSWLRDNAAAFGGDPAHFLLFGQGTGAASVGFHLLSPGSRPLFTRAMLLSGAPNAPWAWISLEEAKKRGRRLGQLLGCTDSDDMALVGCLQEKEPGEFPKHEFSVLRRKELLGLPFVPTPDGDFLPDTPPRLLQAKKSHHIPIGAGFTANEGSYMLIFGAPRLNLENASSIGWEELLQVVRLVVPGAPEEAVRAVALRYSQEGKGQGEARYRWAMDQITGDYLFVCPVAEMASRLAEARSPVYTYYFTHRTSSLSTPEWTGVPHGSGFPYVFGTLASVGGANHTHTEAEVALSHMGMRHFAEFASSGTPLGLGDRGKQWPRYDPTKQNFEHISTEPPRVEKISPARHCSFLESLLAGADPGRAQPREQ